GTCATCGTGAATGTTGCGAGCGTTCGTACGCTCAACGCGATGCGAGGCGCAGCGCACATTAAGCTAAAATCGCTCCCTCGCAAGCAATTCGATCCAGGAGCCATGGATGAAATTAGCGAAGACCTCTGTAATCGCGTGCGGCATTTCGGCTTTCCTCGCATACTCCGTCATCGCGCAAAGCCTCGCCACCGACGCCAGGGCTCGCAAAGGCATGCAAGACAGGAGCGTACAGAGCGGCATGAATGATGATGACGATTCTTCGCCCAAACTCAGGACCGCGGGCGGGAAAGTGGGCAGGAAGTCGACCAAGGGCGCGAAGAGTGCAGCCGGCGGCAACGCACCGGACAAGGAGACTGATTAATCCGCAGCCAACAGCACACCGGTCGGTAGCAAGCGACACTGACCCGAGGCCGTGTCCGGGTAAACCTCCACGTCCGGAGGTTCAGCCGCACCAAGATGAACTGCGACAGTCGCCGATCTTCAAGGAATCCGACGAGGACGAAGGTTCAGCCATTTAACTCGCACGTTTGCCGTGGCCGCCCAACGGAAGCCATCAAGCTGACTCTGATCAATCGCAGCGCAACGGCTGCAATGCTCAACTGCCCGATCGATGAGGAGCAGCTGCAAAGGCTGAACGTTGAACCCGATGCGTCGATCGTTGTGCACGATAGGATTGATCCAATCACCTCGCGACCTCGACTAATGGGTATTGCCCTCCGATCTCGTACGATCGCGTCAGGTTACCGACATTCATGTTCGGAAGCCGCCCTAGGAGTTGGCTGGCGCGGCGCGAAAAAGCACAACTTTTTGGTCTCTCGTCGGTTCTTCACAGTCTGGCACGCCGGTTGCTGAGTGATGCACGGCTTGGTTGCTCAATCACGACCTCCTGAGGCCCAAGCCGCTTCGTAGCGCAACTCGTGCGGGCGGATCTCCCGCCGCCCGCACGTTTTTCATGGCTTCGACCCAGAGCCGCGCTTCATGAGCTTGTGCTTGGCCCGTGACGAGACTGCGCGCTTATCTGGCACGCGAGTTGCTCGGAAGAAGATGGCTTGGCCCTCATGTATCGCGCCCCCCAGAGATGGCCAAGCTTCCACCCAGACTAGCGCGGGTGGTCCCCCAAGCCGCCCGCGCGACTTTCCATTCGCCGCGGGTCTGCCGAGATCGGGCCCGGCGAAACGCTGTGGAGATTATCGGCATGATCCGTGGAGAGCTTTAGAACCCCAAAAGCGAGCGCTCATAGGCCAGCCACTCACAGTTGCTATGCGTTGAGAGGGCGAACGGAGCGGACGTCCGATGCATCGTAAGTATTCAATACCGTGGGCGCAGCAGCAGCATTAGCGATCGGCGCGCACGATGCTCTCGGTGTTGCGCCGAACGTCGGCATCATGCTTGGCGCATTATTGATTGTCGCCTTTCCGGCATCGGTGATCGCTAGCCTTTTAAGTTGCCGTCAACGGCGCGATGACAGAACCGGTTGATGATCGCCTATTACTCTTAGATTTCTGCCGGCTCGACCGACATGGCTACGCCGGCGCAGCGCTATGCCCCCCGGCAGGAGCCTTCGTTCCGAGATCTCACGATGCGCGGCTCTCGTGACTGTCCGACACCAAGGCAATTTGTCGCGGTCTTCCGCTCAGCCGCGACCGAAGGTGGGAGGTTCATCTCCAGGAGCTGCGCGCGCGAGGTACCAAACCGGCCAGGAGATCCGATGTCGACACCGAGCGCGGCGAAGCACGGCTGATCACTCGCAGGAAAGGATTCCAGAAGCGCTGTCTCGACCACATCGTCGGGTGCTGCTTGGGCCATGGTCACTCTCACCTCAGTTAAGCTTCAATGGACCGGCCGAGGCGCAGCAGGACGATAGGAACCCCGTCCACATTCGTCTCAGCCGGACCCAACAAAGACATGGGTGCGACACCGCAATTTTCGCAAGTGCCTGGAAGGCCTTGAAACGATACGACACGCTTCTAATTTCATGGGTAGCCGCGCAGCAATTGCACGGCACGATTGGGCGCCTGGTACAGGGCCCGGTCAGCAAGCACCCGGCAGGTGTCCGGGGCGCTCTTATCCATGTTGCTCAAAGGAGAATATGGCTATGACCACGCTTGATCTTGCTCCCTTGTGGCGATCGTCGATCGGGTTCGATCGTCTGTTCGACCTTCTCGAGGACAACTCCGGCCGATGGACCGGCGGGGACAATTACCCGCCCTACGACATCGAACGTGTCGGTGAGGACCACTACCAAATCTCGCTGGCTCTTGCCGGCTTCACGCCTGACGAGGTCTCCATCACGGCCGAGCAGAACACGCTGACCGTCGAGGGTCGCAAGGCCGAAAAGGGCAGCCATCAATATCTCTATCAAGGCATCTCTTCGCGCCCGTTCCGACGGACCTTCAGTCTGGCCGAGTACGTGCAAGTGAAGGGCGCCTTGTTCGAGAATGGCATGCTCAAGATCGATCTGGTTCGGGAGGTTCCCGAGGCGATGAAGCCGCGCCAGATTGCGATCGGCACACGTGATGATCACCAGCAAGGTGAGAACAAGCAGGCGGCATAACACCGCCTGCTCGGAATTGATTTTTGCGGCGTGGCTTCGCCGCGTCGCGAAGCTTTGGAACAAAAGAAAAGGAGAAGCTCTATGGCTATCACTGATCTGATCCCCTGGGGCCGCGGTGGTGATCTGACCACCCGTCGCTCCGAAAACTACAATCCGGTTCTAACCCTGCACCGGGAGATGAACCGGCTATTCGATGATGTCTTCCGCGGCTTCGATGTCGTGCCATTTGGCGGCCGCTTTCTCGAGCAGTCGATGAATTGGCCGAGCATCGAGGTCAACGACAGTGACAAGGACGTGAAAGTCACGGCGGAGTTGCCAGGTCTCGACGAGAAAGACGTTCAGATCGAACTCGCCAATGGCGTTCTCTCGATCAAGGGAGAGAAGAAGACTGAGACGGAAGACAAGGATCGCCGGTTCAGCGAGCGGTACTACGGCAGATTTGAACGGCGCATCCCGATCGAAGACGTGGACCAGGACAAGATCTCTGCTGCGTTCAAGAACGGAGTTCTGACTGTCACCATGCCAAAGCTGCCGCAAGCAGAATCCAAGGTGAAGCGTATTGCGATCAACTCGAAATGACACAAATCGATGGGAGCGGTCTCCGCTCCCGTCCTACTTCCAATAAGAGCGGCCGTGGGTGTGCCCGACCATGGACACAAAGCGGAAATCCAGTTTTGCAGGCGCTGCGGATGTTGTTGCGCATGCAAAGATCCCGGCTCAACACATCGAGGAACTGAAAGTCGCCTGTGCGAATGGAGATAAGAGCGCGGCCCGCCGCTCGCTGCGCCAAGCTATCAGCGAGCTCGAGCTGGCGCGCGCTATGGTGCGGACCGGTATTGATTGAGTCCGCGCGGACTGGGAGAAACACGGCTTGCTGAGGAGCAGACTGCCGTTCATGTGTTTGCTAGTCTTTTCGATGAGGTCTGGATAGCCGCTGCAGCACACGATCGGCAAGCACGGCTGCTGCCGTTGAAGCTCAAGTCCGACGTTGAGTCCAGAAACGCCGGGCATCGCCAGATCAATAATCGCCACATCGATCGCTTGATGAGAAAGGGTCGACAGCGCGGCATCCAGATTGTCAGCTGCGATCGGGCGGTATCCGAGATCGTCAAGCATGTTCCGTGTCGTTTCGAGCACGCTCGCGTCGTCGTCCACAGCAAGGACGTACTCCCGTGCGCCCATGCAAGGAGTGCCCAATTGGCGATCTTCGCCTCATACAACTGCACTGGTCGATCGGGGCAAGAGTATTCGCACGGCAAACCCGGAGACCTGCGACAACCCAAGTTCCGTTCCCTCGCCGGGCTCCTTGGACCGGGCGCTCCTTGGAACAGGTAAAGGCCAGCATAGTTGCCAGCCCATAGTACCGAGATAGGTAGGCCCGGCAGGCGACCGCGGCCGCTCTCGGCTCTGGGCGGTGCTCTCACAAGGCGGTCCGAATTGATGCCAACCCTCCCCATGACTGCGGCCGGTCATGCCGCCCTTAACGACGAACTGGCCGACCGCACTAGAATCAAGCGGCCTCATCTTGCCGAGCGCATTCAGCAAGCGATTGCCGACGAGCCCAACCTTATTGAGAATTCGGAATATCAGGCTGCGTTGGGCGAGCAAAGGCTCAACGAAGCTCGCATAGCCGAGTTAGAAAGCAAGCTTGCACGTGCAGAAATCATTGATGTGTCAAAGCTCTCCGGCGAGACCATCAAATTCGGCGCGACGGTCACGCTGACGGACCAGGATACGGGCGAGGAGCGAATTTGCCAAATCGTTGGCGAGCCGGAAGCCGACCCTGCAAAAGGCAAGATCTCGTTCAGTTCCCCGCTCGCACGGGCGTTGATAGGCAGGTTCAAAGGCTCCGTCGTAGCTGTCCAGACCCCAGGCGGCGGCAAGAGTTACAAAGTTGAGCAAGTTAGATGGCTGCCCTAAAAGCCGAGGGGCTGGGCTTTTGAGTCAATACGCCTGCCACAGTTGAATTTGGCAGTCGACCGGCCAGATTGTCTTGAACCTTTTGCATCAATGCAGCAGACGAGTGGATGTGCTGCTTGCCTGGACGGGCGGAGCAACTTTCACAACGGCGGAACTGGTTTGACCACCCCGCACGATGGTGAGCTTCACATCTTGACCGACACGCGCCAGGCCGATCTTGTTACGAAGTTGCGACGCGGTGCGGATCCGACGGTCGTCTGCCATGACAACAATATCGTCCTTCCGCAAGCCGGCCCTTGCAGCCGGAGAGTCTGCCGCGACCTCTGCGATCACCGCGCCTTCGTTGCGCCCTTGTTTGGTCGACGGTTGGAGTTCGCGCAGTGAAACGCCAATGCGGCCTCGCTCAACGTGTCCCTTATCTACAATCTGCTCCATAACGATCCGGGCCATATTCGCGGGAATTGCAAAACCGATCCCGACATTCCCTCCGCCCGGCGAAATGATCGCGGAGTTGATGCCGACCAATTCGCCGTGAAGATTCACCAATGCGCCCCCGGAATTCCCGGATTGATCGCAGCGTCGGTCTGGATGAAGTCCTCAAAGCCTTCCTTGCTCAAGCCAGTGCGACCCAGCGCACTGACCAGGCCGGACGTGACAGTCTGGCCGAGACCAAAGGGATTGCCGATCGCGAGCACGAAATCCCCGACCTCAAGCGCATCACTGTCGCCGAAAGGAAGCGCCTGAAGGCCGGCAGGGTCTTGGATCTGCAGCACTGCAACGTCAGTCGGCGGGTCGCGCCCGATTACCTTCGCAGTTAACTGCCGGCCGTCCTTGGTCGTAATCCGAACGACCGAGGCGCCTTCGACAACATGATTGTTGGTCAACACATAGCCGCGCCTGGCATCGACGATGACTCCCGAACCGGTCGAATTGATTTCCTTCTCGACCTGCTTGGGAATGTCGAAAAACTCACGAAAGAACGGGTCGCGGTAAAGTGGATTGTCCTCACGGACACGGCCGTGCACGGAAATATTAACAACCGCGGGTGTCACCTGTCGAACTACCGGCGCCAATGTTGGCACAGGACCACCTGTCTTCAGGTCTGGCACTTGAGCTACTGCCGGATGAGACACGCAGAGCACAACAAGCAGGAGCCATGCCAATATTGTTCGACGTCCTAACATTTCAATTGTCCTTGGAATCACCAGGCAGCGGGAGAATTTGCTACGATCGGAATTGCCCACAACGCCGCGGCATGGCCGAGCAGCACGATGCCTAGGACAGCGCCCGTGATCATCGCAGAGACCTCCGCTGTGCGGCGGCCCAGGGCCGCCGCAGCCGCATGGGGACGCCACCGCCACGGGGCGGATCATCATCGTCGTCTCTGTCGAGTTGCCGCAACGCTGCCAGTATGTCGGCCAACTTCACAGCGTGGCCCATTCCGGGGACCTCCCGCATGCCGGGACAGGATTCCACGGCGTACATGTCCGACGCCCACGAGGACAGGATGATCCGCTTCTCAGGCGTCGAGAGCTCCTTGTCATTCAGGACTTCCGCCGGAGAAACGTAGTGAGCGGCAGGGTGGAAGAATGGGTGAAGACCACCGCCGTCGATTTTTACGTTAGTCATGGCTCGCCTCCCTATTCACTCCTTTCCAAGGGATGGTGCTCGTGATTTAGGTGGCGGCGTAGTCGATGTCGCCACCCACGTTGAGATGAGATCGGTCAGGAACGTCCGATGCCATCGCCGGTCCACGGATCGAAGCTACCTAAGCTGCCTTCTTCCGCTCAATTTGCGACGAAGCAGCCGTTGCACCGATCTGGATCTTGCGCGGCTTCATCGCCTCCGGAATCTCTCGAACGAGATCAATGGTCAAGAGACCGTCCCGGAAGGATGCCTGCTTGACCTGGACGTACTCGGCCAGACTAAAGACTTTCCGGAACGGTCGCGCCGGAATACCTTGGTAGAGATACCGGCGCGCAGCCCCGTCGGACTTCTTGCCTTCGATCGTGAGAGCATTCTGTTCGGCCGTCACGGAGATGTCACTAGCGCCGAAACCTGCTAGGGCCAGCGTGATTCGATAGTGATCCTCACCGGACCGCTCGATATTGTATGGCGGATAGCTGTCCTCATTCGGCCGGCGCGACATGCCGTCGATGAGGCCAACCAAGTGATCGAAGCCGACGCTGGTGCGCCACAGTGGCGTAAAATCAAGTGTCCTCATAGCCAAGTCCTCCAAAGAGCAATATGGATACGAAGCAAGGCAGGATGGGAGTTCGGTTATGGTCGAACACCCCAGTCCAGTACCTCGTGCCGAGCCCGGCCTGGCGCTCGACACACCGCAGTCGCGGTCGAGAAACGAACTAGAACTAACGTCCGTGAGTTCAAGAGGGGCATGCGCATTTTTCTTCAAGAGGCTCCCTTGGCGGCTCAGTGACTAGGCGGCCATGCGATCCGGAAGAGCACTCTGGCGTAGATCATCCATTACTTGCGGCTCTCGCTCAATCCGGGCTTGATAGAGCTGGCGCTCTTGCTCGCTCCTCGCAGTTGAGAGCAGGCGCTCGTAGTGACCGATCACCTTCTGACAGCCTCGGATAAGGAAGTCGCGGCCGCCAAGCTCGACTGCTGTGCTTGAGGCTGCATCGGAGCTCCCGCGCACGGAATGCCTCGCCGAATTCGCTTCAAACATGATTGTCGCTTGCTCTTGACGACCTTGCATAAGGTAGCGAGCGGCCTTCGCGGGCCGCTCACTGACGTTCAGCTTGCTGCCAACAGTCCGGCGGGATGGGGCGTCGGCTGCGGCCAAATACCTGTCGGCGCGGAGGTCGGCGGCAGCAAGATGTCGATCTTCATCGTTGCCGCCGCGGGCTGCCATTTCAGCCACGGCATTTGTCGAGATACGGGATTGGCGGCAGTGGCAGTCCAGTGAAGGTACCCTGTGTGGCCTCGGCTCCCCGCGGGCTTTCCACGCCGTAAGCACCGAAGGCCGCCAGAGACATTGCGCCGGCTACTACTAAAGCAAGCAGGCCTCGCCGCAGATTGCGGTTGGTCTCCGTCCGGTCGGAGAACGTATGGTGATAACTCAGCATCTATACTCCTCCCATCGTTCGAAAACAGATCCAGGCAATGGTGACAAAACTCAGGGAGAACATGAACCAATGGATCGTGTCCTGCCTCATCCTGAGCCGACGACGATTAGACTTGTTCATGGGACACTCCATCTTTGGAAGCGGTCTTCTCTCCTCTCATCGGTGGAGCCCGGCCTTGATCGGCCGGGCTCTCTCGTTCAGAAGTCCATGGCGGGAGCTGCCGGAGCGGATTCAGCCTTCTTCGGCTTTTCGGCCACGAGTGCCTCGGTGGTGATCAGCAGCGAGGCCACCGACGCAGCGTCCTGCAAGGCGGTGCGCACGACCTTGGCGGGATCGATCACACCGGCTTTCACCAGATCCTCGTACTCGCCAGTTGCCGCGTTGAAGCCCCAGTTGTAACTCTGGTGCTCCAGAAGCTTGCCGACAACCAGTGAGCCGTCTTCGCCGGCGTTCTGCACGATCTGCCGAGCCGGCATCCGGATGGCGCGACGAACGATGTCGATGCCGGCCTTCTGGTCGGCGTTCGCGGTCTTGATGCCGTCGAGCGCTTCGAGGGCACGCAGGAGGGCAACCCCGCCTCCGGGGAGAATCCCCTCCTCCACCGCCGCGCGCGTAGCATGCATCGCATCGTCGACACGGTCTTTGCGTTCCTTGACTTCGACCTCCGTCGCACCTCCGACACGGATCACCGCGACGCCTCCGGCAAGCTTGGCGAGGCGCTCTTGCAGCTTTTCGCGATCATAGTCGGAGGTCGTCTCCTCGATCTGGAGCCTGATTTGCTGGGCGCGCGCCTCGATATCCTTCTTGGCGCCCGCGCCCTCGACAATGGTGGTGTTGTCCTTGTCAATGACGACCTTCTTGGCGCGCCCGAGCATCTTCACTGTGACGTTTTCCAGCTTGATGCCGAGGTCCTCGCTGATGACATTGCCGCCGGTCAGGATCGCGATGTCCTCCAGCATGGCCTTGCGACGATCGCCGAAGCCAGGTGCCTTGACGGCCGCGACCTTCAGTCCGCCGCGCAGTCTATTGACGACCAATGTCGCAAGCGCTTCACCTTCGATGTCCTCCGCGATGATCAGGAGCGGCTTACCGGACTGGACGACCTGCTCCAACAGCGGCAGCATGGTCTGCAAGCCGGACAGCTTCTTCTCGTGAATCAGAACGTAGGGATCCTCGAGTTCGACGCGCATCTTCTCGGGGTTCGTGACGAAGTAGGGCGAGATGTAGCCGCGGTCGAACTGCATGCCCTCGACCACTTCGAGCTCGGTGTGCAGGCTCTTGGCCTCCTCGACGGTGATCACGCCTTCATTACCGACCTTGTTCATGGCGTCGGCCAGGAAGCGGCCGATCTCGGTATCACCATTGGCGGAGATTGTGCCGACCTGGGCGATCTCGTCATTGGCGGTGATTTTCTTGGCGTGGGATTTCAGATCGGTCACGATGGCCTCGACAGCGAGGTCAATCCCCCGCTTCAGGTCCATCGGGTTCATGCCGGCGGCGACGGATTTGCTGCCCTCCTTGAAGATGGCCTGAGCGAGCACGGTCGCCGTCGTGGTCCCGTCGCCGGCTGCATCGCTCGTCTTTGAGGCGACCTCGCGCACCATCTGCGCGCCCATGTTCTCGAACTTGTCTTCCAGTTCGATCTCTTTGGCGACGGTTACGCCATCTTTGGTGATGCGCGGCGCACCGAACGATTTCTCGATCACGACGTTACGCCCCTTCGGACCGAGTGTGACCTTCACCGCGTTTGCCAGAGTGTCGACGCCCCGCAGCATGCGCTCTCGGGCCTCGGTTGCGAACTTCACGTCCTTGGCAGCCATTTTGATCTCTCCTTTCCTCTATGACTGTCAGCTTTCCTCTTATGACTGTCAGCGCCCTACGCTGCCTTCTTGACGGCGCCTGCCTTGTCGATGACACCCAGAAGGTCGCTCTCCTTCATGATCAGGAATTCCTCGCCGTCGATCTTGACCTCTGTACCGGACCACTTTCCGAACAGGACGTGGTCACCGGGCTTGACGTCGAGTTGAATGAGCTGGCCTTGTTCGTTGCGTGCACCGGGGCCAGTGGCGACGATCTCGCCTTGCTGCGGCTTCTCCTTTGCTGTGTCTGGAATGATGATGCCGCCGGCGGTTTTCTCTTCGGCGTCGAGACGTCGCACGAGCACGCGATCGTGCAAGGGACGGAAATGCATGCACATCCTCCTTGGGTAGGTTCAGCGATGTCCAAAACCGGGGCCATAACGGCCCCCGGGCAAAAATCCACCTAGGAGCGAGGGTTCTACTTTCAAGAGGTTGGAAGAAAATTTTTGCGGCGAAAGCCGGATCGTCGATATTGCTCGCGGCTCGTAACCGGAGAGCATTCTCCTGCGTCCGGAAACGCTCAGCGCACCTTGAGAATTGAAACCGTCAAACCGAGACGTTGTCTCGGCTTCAGAACAACTCTGCGCGGCAAATTTGAGCATCGTCGAAAGGAGGGTAACCAGAGATGCGGAGCTTAATGGTACTTGCTGCTCTACTCGGGATGGTGGTCTCGCTGCAGGCGAAAGAAGCGGATTTATCGCGCGCAGTGCGAAGCTCCGACGCCGTCGATAAGCAGCTTGTCAGTGATCAAAGCGGCCAGCCCCCAGGCAAGAACAAAGTCCGGTGGCCGCAAGGACCGTGATTTCTCGGCCGAAGCCATCGTGCTTGACATCTGCACCGGCTGCTGATTCATCGATCAGCAGGCGGCCAGCGGTCTTTTGTGTTCTGCTTCTAGTATGCGCTTGCTGAAGCAGCCTCAAGATCCGGAAGGCGTACGCACATCATCGTCTTGATGCGCTTCAACGCACGCTGCTCGATCTGGCGGATACGCTCACGAGAAATCCCGAAGGTATTGGCAAGATCGTCAAGCGTGCTTTGCTCTTCCGCCATGTAACGGGCTTCGACGATGGTGCGTTCTCGCGGAGAGAGCGCACTCAGCGCCTCCGAGAGTGCGGCCTTCTGCCGTTCACGGTCTCCGGTCTCCACAAGCTGGGTTTCAGGATCAGGAGATGAATCGGCGAGCCTGTCTTGCCATTGCTCGCCTTCTTCGTCACTGAGCTGAACGTTCAGCGTCATATCGCCACGGATCCGCCCGTTCATCTCGACGACGTCACTTTCCCTAACCTGAAGATGTTCAGAGATCTGCTTCACCTGCTCCGGCGAAAGCTCGCCATCGTCCGGCGCACCAAGGCGTCTCTTCAACTTTCGAAGGTTGAAGAACAGCTTTTTTTGCGCTGCAGTTGTGCCGAGCTTGACGAGTGACCACGATCTCAGGACGAACTCCTGCACGGACGCCTTGATCCACCAAGCGGCATAGGTCGCCAGGCGAAATCCCTTCTCAGGGTCGAACCGCTTGACGGCCAGCATCAATCCGACGTTGGCTTCCGAGATGAGGTCGGCGATAGGCAATCCATAGCGCCGATATTTCAGCGCGATCTTGGCGGCCAATCGTAGATGGCTCGTCACCAGACGGTAGGCAGCTTCGCGATCCCCAGAATCCCGAAGACGCCTTGCATACATCGCTTCTTCGGATGCATCGAGCAGCGGGAAGCTACGGATCTCTTGCAGATACCGGGACAACCCGGCTTCCGAATGGATGGCAGGGAGGGCTGACTTGATTGACATGACGTGCCCTCCCTCAGAAGACATCGCCGCTCTTGAGCTCTAACGAGCGGCCAGAGGGAAGACGCGGCCGCGGGGCCCCACCGAGGTGAGTGAGACTGATCGACTGCCAAGCGACAATACGGGTCGTTTTCATATCCAAATCCTCCATGGAGCAAAATGGTACGAGCCGCCGTGTCGCCTGACTTAGCTGGGCCATGAGGCGCCCAGCGACACTCAGGCCGGCGGCGCCAAAAGAACTGCAAAACCAGCGGGTTGTTCCCCGTATCAGCTAGCCAATTCGTCGGAAGCCAAACTGCCGCTGCCCGATGAGGCGGAGGAGGAGCCCGACGCCTCAGGCGGCTTCCGAGTGCCCAATCCGTCAAGGGTTTCAAACATCTCGTAGACTTGGGACATTCCGAACCTTGGCCAAGACGTATACCGATCGAAGTCGGGTAGCGGTGCGGCACGGCTAAGTTTAAATGGTTTGCGCCGCCGGCGAGGCACTCATCCGCGAGGCCGACGATCCTGCTCTGCCAGAGCTGGAACAAAAAGATC
This Bradyrhizobium sp. CCBAU 53421 DNA region includes the following protein-coding sequences:
- the greA gene encoding transcription elongation factor GreA, encoding MMPTLPMTAAGHAALNDELADRTRIKRPHLAERIQQAIADEPNLIENSEYQAALGEQRLNEARIAELESKLARAEIIDVSKLSGETIKFGATVTLTDQDTGEERICQIVGEPEADPAKGKISFSSPLARALIGRFKGSVVAVQTPGGGKSYKVEQVRWLP
- the groL gene encoding chaperonin GroEL (60 kDa chaperone family; promotes refolding of misfolded polypeptides especially under stressful conditions; forms two stacked rings of heptamers to form a barrel-shaped 14mer; ends can be capped by GroES; misfolded proteins enter the barrel where they are refolded when GroES binds), giving the protein MAAKDVKFATEARERMLRGVDTLANAVKVTLGPKGRNVVIEKSFGAPRITKDGVTVAKEIELEDKFENMGAQMVREVASKTSDAAGDGTTTATVLAQAIFKEGSKSVAAGMNPMDLKRGIDLAVEAIVTDLKSHAKKITANDEIAQVGTISANGDTEIGRFLADAMNKVGNEGVITVEEAKSLHTELEVVEGMQFDRGYISPYFVTNPEKMRVELEDPYVLIHEKKLSGLQTMLPLLEQVVQSGKPLLIIAEDIEGEALATLVVNRLRGGLKVAAVKAPGFGDRRKAMLEDIAILTGGNVISEDLGIKLENVTVKMLGRAKKVVIDKDNTTIVEGAGAKKDIEARAQQIRLQIEETTSDYDREKLQERLAKLAGGVAVIRVGGATEVEVKERKDRVDDAMHATRAAVEEGILPGGGVALLRALEALDGIKTANADQKAGIDIVRRAIRMPARQIVQNAGEDGSLVVGKLLEHQSYNWGFNAATGEYEDLVKAGVIDPAKVVRTALQDAASVASLLITTEALVAEKPKKAESAPAAPAMDF
- the rpoH gene encoding RNA polymerase sigma factor RpoH codes for the protein MSIKSALPAIHSEAGLSRYLQEIRSFPLLDASEEAMYARRLRDSGDREAAYRLVTSHLRLAAKIALKYRRYGLPIADLISEANVGLMLAVKRFDPEKGFRLATYAAWWIKASVQEFVLRSWSLVKLGTTAAQKKLFFNLRKLKRRLGAPDDGELSPEQVKQISEHLQVRESDVVEMNGRIRGDMTLNVQLSDEEGEQWQDRLADSSPDPETQLVETGDRERQKAALSEALSALSPRERTIVEARYMAEEQSTLDDLANTFGISRERIRQIEQRALKRIKTMMCVRLPDLEAASASAY
- a CDS encoding Hsp20 family protein, translated to MRTLDFTPLWRTSVGFDHLVGLIDGMSRRPNEDSYPPYNIERSGEDHYRITLALAGFGASDISVTAEQNALTIEGKKSDGAARRYLYQGIPARPFRKVFSLAEYVQVKQASFRDGLLTIDLVREIPEAMKPRKIQIGATAASSQIERKKAA
- a CDS encoding Hsp20 family protein; protein product: MTTLDLAPLWRSSIGFDRLFDLLEDNSGRWTGGDNYPPYDIERVGEDHYQISLALAGFTPDEVSITAEQNTLTVEGRKAEKGSHQYLYQGISSRPFRRTFSLAEYVQVKGALFENGMLKIDLVREVPEAMKPRQIAIGTRDDHQQGENKQAA
- the groES gene encoding co-chaperone GroES codes for the protein MHFRPLHDRVLVRRLDAEEKTAGGIIIPDTAKEKPQQGEIVATGPGARNEQGQLIQLDVKPGDHVLFGKWSGTEVKIDGEEFLIMKESDLLGVIDKAGAVKKAA
- a CDS encoding Hsp20/alpha crystallin family protein, which translates into the protein MAITDLIPWGRGGDLTTRRSENYNPVLTLHREMNRLFDDVFRGFDVVPFGGRFLEQSMNWPSIEVNDSDKDVKVTAELPGLDEKDVQIELANGVLSIKGEKKTETEDKDRRFSERYYGRFERRIPIEDVDQDKISAAFKNGVLTVTMPKLPQAESKVKRIAINSK
- a CDS encoding response regulator, with the protein product MDDDASVLETTRNMLDDLGYRPIAADNLDAALSTLSHQAIDVAIIDLAMPGVSGLNVGLELQRQQPCLPIVCCSGYPDLIEKTSKHMNGSLLLSKPCFSQSARTQSIPVRTIARASSSSLIAWRSERRAALLSPFAQATFSSSMC